CATACAGTCAGATTAAAAGATAAAACACCATGCACGAGatataatgattaaaaatagtGTATATAACCTCAAGAAACCATGGACGTGATTAATGTCAATCAGTGTAAGCGTTTAGCATTGGTTGTTGCACTCCAGGGCCATTAGTATTACACATCTGAGCTGATATTGGTTTTATAAGCTTGGTAAACGCCATACTTACAGCACACACCTGTCTGAGACTCGCTCTAGAAATATCAGGCATGGGCTTTGAACTGGTGAAGGCACTGATAAATCATTCTCTTCAGCAGAATAGCAATGAGTGCACTAAGAAGTGAGCATCCCTCTTTCTGTTTATGTGCGACGTTCTtccctttcttcttcttcttcttcttcttcttctgcagtTGGCGGTTGTTGTGGAGCAGAGCAAATACTCTGGATCATAACAGCGCCATCTGGAGTAAGTTTATGACAAATTCAACAAAACAAAGACAAGTTAGGTCAATATGAGAGACTATATTTTGAAGAGCTTATAACAGATCCAGACAAAAATCAAGAATGAATGATCTGTTTCATATGATTGATCTGCCCATGTCATTAATGATATATAACATAATTATAGAGGCATCTTTGATGGAAATGGTGGTGTTATTGgttttattatttcagttttatgttTTTGCAGCGCGTGGCTCATCTGTTTCATTATACTGCTTTTAGATGAAGGTAAGCACCTTAAAGtacagatttaattaaaaaatgaaacttgttGAGCAAAATAACGATATGCAAATAACAAAGACACCTATAAAACGTATAGtgtattgtttatatattttgtttttatccatatttttattatttatttttacatgacaacaaatatatatttaaaacaatttaaagatGATGACAGACCTTTAGCGAGGTAATAACAGCGCCTGCGCACCATGCAAATGATGGCTAAGCCGTCTTTCTTTTATTtcagctgaaatttcagcttaaCTTCTGCAATAACTATCAGTTTACATGATTATAAATTTGTACATCATGACCAGAAGGTACGTGGTGATGAAATTGTCGTCGTATAGCAGTAGACATCTTTATTCTGGCCTTTAGGACAAAGGCGCACTATCTTAGCTGAGGCTTTgtgcacttgggtaaagttggttttacgGCTTTGTGCTAGCTTCGCTTTAGTCAGTATACATTTGTAAATATTGATAGATTTACAATGAAATGTGTCCTAAATATTCCCAGGAACAGAAAAATGTAATtcgcatttatttatttatttatttatttccccaAAATTGTCCGTCATTTTGCGCAGATAGTtagcatttatataaataacgaGCTTGCAGGGCTAACGTTAGTTGAGTATAAACAAAACGCGAATTCGTAGAAAAAGTAAATCAAGTGGTAGCCTACTCCATATATTTACGTCTAACGTTATATTATACACTATATTATATAACCTATGACGTTCTGTTGTGTATGTTATTATATAACGTCAAACAGTGCACCTGTTGCATCTAATTCAAGTTCAATTTAAGTCAGtaggctaattgtattatataatGTAAGGTATCTGGTTTAAAAAGATCCAAATGCATCAATGTTCATTACCATTGATATAAATGGATATAAACGTCCAGTTAGTTTAAAGCGACCCAGAATTTCTTCATACTTCAGTATCTTCACACTTCTACAAATGATTCGAATATAAACTGATGTCAGTATAAACTGCACTACTAGAGGTTTCATCACCCACTTTTGTCATCTTAAATGACGTTTTGTTGACCTCTGTGTCGCTGTAGTACCTGTTGTTAAAGTCTGTCAGTCCCCTCaggaaaagaagaaagaaattaactGCTACCCTGAGGCATATCTTTAGTGGGAATAGTAGGTTATCACAGTGTTAGTGGTTGTATTGTTTCTGTGTGactatttttgtgtttgtttttgcagtgtGCTGGTCATCTGTTTCTTTATACTACTTTTGAATGAAGGTAAGCACATAAAATTGCAGATATTATCTGAAACGCATTAGTTAACTTTAAAGTTGACATTGAATTTGTCTTTCACGTGTTCCTTGTCTTACTTTATTTTTCAGTGTTTGCAAAGGAAAGCACCCTATCAGTTCAGGGGTTTATCGGCTATTCGGTCGTTTTGCAGTGTCATTCTGGTAATGTACAACTTGAATCCATCACAGCACACTGGAGATATAATGATTTCAAAAATGTTTACGACATAGAAGATGGCAAAGAGTCGACTGGGGATCAAGACCGCGTGTACAGAGACAGAACTGAAATGTTCCCTGCAGAGTATATGAAAGGAAACTTCTCCCTCA
This genomic stretch from Megalobrama amblycephala isolate DHTTF-2021 linkage group LG2, ASM1881202v1, whole genome shotgun sequence harbors:
- the si:dkey-222p3.1 gene encoding myelin-oligodendrocyte glycoprotein isoform X2, which encodes MIINLYIMTRSVLVICFFILLLNEVFAKESTLSVQGFIGYSVVLQCHSGNVQLESITAHWRYNDFKNVYDIEDGKESTGDQDRVYRDRTEMFPAEYMKGNFSLKLRKLQNTDGGSYCCFIPNINKQQCTQLQIKEKPMGIQEKPGTNSGVESKAERIVSLLIPFFAVSILFCVRVVV
- the si:dkey-222p3.1 gene encoding myelin-oligodendrocyte glycoprotein isoform X1 — protein: MKCVLNIPRNRKIVLVICFFILLLNEVFAKESTLSVQGFIGYSVVLQCHSGNVQLESITAHWRYNDFKNVYDIEDGKESTGDQDRVYRDRTEMFPAEYMKGNFSLKLRKLQNTDGGSYCCFIPNINKQQCTQLQIKEKPMGIQEKPGTNSGVESKAERIVSLLIPFFAVSILFCVRVVV